In Candidatus Nitronauta litoralis, one DNA window encodes the following:
- a CDS encoding pentapeptide repeat-containing protein — protein sequence MNRNQVVAQKDKLAGKDLTELDLSGLDLSAGNLAEADLTGCKLCQSSFHSAQFYRSRLRNADLTGANFHEADLTEANISQSDLTDANFTNAILEAADFRECTLLRTCLDHSDQTGAFFTKAYLVDASFKEADMKASDLREAEMFGADLEGADLRYAKMSGARLQEANLKGTDLGNADLTGATFENAVLKDADLSSAVLEHANLNNADLSNANLLGTIGLECVQLEKARITSETLLPENLEVVWEKDNHEGNAHLSFKCREIQK from the coding sequence ATGAATCGTAATCAGGTTGTCGCACAGAAAGACAAACTGGCAGGCAAAGACCTGACAGAGCTTGATCTTAGCGGTCTCGACCTTAGTGCTGGAAATCTTGCGGAAGCGGACCTCACAGGTTGTAAACTTTGCCAGAGTTCATTCCATTCGGCTCAGTTTTACCGATCGCGGCTGCGAAATGCTGACCTTACCGGAGCAAACTTCCATGAGGCCGATCTGACAGAGGCCAATATCAGTCAATCTGACCTCACAGATGCAAATTTCACAAATGCCATACTTGAAGCAGCGGATTTTCGTGAATGCACGCTGCTTCGTACCTGCCTGGACCACTCTGACCAGACAGGTGCATTCTTCACCAAAGCTTACCTTGTGGACGCTTCTTTCAAAGAGGCCGACATGAAAGCTTCTGATCTACGGGAAGCTGAAATGTTTGGAGCTGATCTGGAAGGTGCCGACTTGCGTTACGCCAAAATGTCTGGTGCACGTTTGCAAGAGGCCAATTTAAAAGGAACCGACCTTGGAAACGCCGACTTAACAGGGGCCACATTTGAAAATGCGGTCCTGAAAGATGCAGATCTTTCCAGCGCAGTTCTTGAGCACGCAAACCTCAATAACGCAGACTTAAGTAACGCAAATCTGTTGGGTACCATTGGACTGGAGTGCGTTCAACTGGAAAAGGCCCGGATCACCAGCGAAACCCTCCTCCCTGAAAATCTGGAGGTAGTCTGGGAAAAGGATAACCATGAAGGGAACGCTCATCTCTCCTTCAAATGCAGAGAAATCCAAAAATAA
- a CDS encoding GHKL domain-containing protein, with protein MDKQEQLQQETPQSLKSRLDHLERKNQWYYSALELVASLGEIHRSFNHLEDPVEIFRDASPLIQRVVPFDTMALYLVESEPPRFESQTCEPKENQNEVQDAVHNWIENGTFAWALQQTKPMWLEEKKGNSTWLLQALATRSTVLGMIVARIPEDQHRPHQDTSKVLSIIAQHIAQAIENALLFRKTSKQNQELEKLVKKRTLALETKTVELEAQVREVNDFSHLASHDLREPLRKLTLFSDRLKLHLQANLDEKTSDYLGIMNRAVNRLETQIEGLLNLSRVTTQGRPIQKIQLDRSLQFVINELAMEIEESGALIEVDSLPSLHADPIQMQQMFSNLLHNAIKYRSPGKTPEIRVTAVKNENGFWLIGIHDNGIGIEPEQQDKIFKPFERLHGQKQYEGVGMGLSICRKIVERHGGSLYVESDIGKGASFFINLPESG; from the coding sequence ATGGATAAGCAGGAACAGCTACAACAAGAAACCCCACAAAGTTTAAAATCGCGTCTGGACCACCTGGAAAGAAAGAACCAATGGTACTACTCTGCTCTTGAGTTGGTCGCTTCGCTGGGGGAAATTCATCGTAGTTTTAACCATCTTGAAGATCCGGTCGAAATTTTCAGGGATGCCAGCCCGCTTATTCAACGGGTAGTGCCTTTTGACACCATGGCATTGTATCTGGTCGAGTCGGAACCTCCCAGGTTTGAATCCCAGACATGCGAACCAAAGGAAAACCAGAACGAGGTTCAGGATGCAGTTCACAACTGGATAGAGAACGGCACTTTTGCATGGGCCTTACAGCAGACAAAGCCCATGTGGTTGGAAGAAAAAAAGGGGAATTCCACCTGGTTGCTTCAAGCGCTGGCAACCCGTTCTACAGTGCTGGGCATGATCGTGGCCCGTATTCCAGAGGACCAGCATCGACCGCATCAGGACACCAGCAAAGTTTTGTCTATCATCGCACAACACATCGCCCAGGCCATCGAAAATGCCCTTCTATTCCGTAAAACAAGTAAGCAAAACCAGGAATTGGAAAAGTTGGTAAAAAAAAGAACCCTGGCTCTGGAAACCAAAACAGTAGAACTTGAAGCACAAGTACGTGAAGTCAATGACTTTTCTCACCTTGCTTCCCACGACCTCAGGGAACCTTTACGGAAACTCACATTATTCAGTGATCGGCTCAAGTTACACTTGCAAGCCAATTTGGATGAAAAGACTTCAGACTATCTGGGAATCATGAACCGGGCAGTCAACCGTCTTGAAACCCAGATTGAAGGGTTACTCAATTTATCCCGGGTCACTACACAAGGACGACCTATCCAGAAAATTCAACTCGATCGTTCACTACAATTTGTCATAAATGAACTGGCCATGGAAATTGAGGAATCCGGGGCTCTCATTGAGGTTGACTCACTACCCTCCCTGCATGCAGATCCGATACAAATGCAACAGATGTTTTCAAACCTCTTGCACAATGCAATTAAATATCGTTCACCCGGAAAAACTCCAGAAATCCGGGTTACCGCAGTAAAAAATGAAAACGGCTTCTGGTTGATTGGAATTCACGACAATGGAATCGGGATTGAACCCGAACAGCAGGACAAGATTTTTAAACCTTTTGAAAGGCTTCATGGCCAAAAACAATACGAAGGGGTCGGGATGGGGCTTTCAATCTGCCGAAAAATTGTCGAACGCCATGGCGGCAGTCTTTATGTGGAAAGTGACATCGGAAAAGGCGCTTCGTTTTTTATAAATCTACCCGAATCAGGATAA
- a CDS encoding HDOD domain-containing protein, protein MQVTPDSLVENNPKISSLPEIFYLINEVISDPDSSFGDVAQVISNDTSLSLRLLKIVNSPFFNFPQKIDTITHAISIVGTEQLRDLALATSVLTRFNGINDPKIDMNSFWRHSLGCGVTARVLALQCRQPNAERFFLMGMVHDVGRLILFENLSDKASQLLNRESPEEPTLVDREKDMLGFHHGDIGGALCRAWNLPTLLEQVITHHHHPENAEDFFLETGLLHLANLITKAMELGNSGDTYVSPLDEAMWKRIGLTPGHLSSIWSQVSLQFEETADVILTG, encoded by the coding sequence TTGCAGGTCACACCCGACAGCCTTGTTGAAAATAACCCTAAAATTTCGTCGCTTCCCGAAATTTTTTATTTAATTAATGAAGTTATTTCTGACCCGGATAGTTCTTTCGGCGATGTTGCTCAGGTTATCAGCAACGATACTTCTTTGTCACTTCGCTTACTGAAAATTGTCAACAGTCCCTTTTTTAATTTTCCACAAAAAATAGACACCATCACCCACGCCATTTCAATTGTTGGGACAGAGCAATTACGTGATCTGGCTCTTGCCACATCTGTTCTTACCCGGTTTAATGGAATAAACGATCCCAAGATTGACATGAATTCCTTTTGGCGACACAGTCTGGGTTGTGGGGTTACTGCGCGAGTCCTTGCTCTCCAATGCAGGCAGCCCAACGCTGAACGTTTTTTCCTCATGGGCATGGTTCACGATGTGGGAAGGCTGATCTTGTTTGAAAACCTTTCGGACAAAGCCTCTCAACTATTGAACCGGGAATCCCCAGAGGAGCCAACTCTTGTGGACAGGGAAAAAGACATGCTCGGGTTTCATCATGGTGACATTGGAGGTGCGTTGTGTCGGGCATGGAATTTACCCACTCTTTTGGAACAAGTTATCACCCATCACCACCATCCAGAAAATGCAGAAGATTTTTTTCTTGAAACAGGCCTCCTCCACCTGGCAAACCTCATCACCAAAGCCATGGAGCTTGGCAACAGTGGAGACACGTATGTATCCCCGCTTGATGAAGCAATGTGGAAACGAATCGGTTTGACCCCTGGACACCTTTCCTCAATCTGGAGCCAGGTTTCCCTTCAATTTGAAGAAACCGCTGATGTTATTCTTACAGGCTAA
- a CDS encoding carbamoyltransferase, which translates to MHILGISAFYHDSAAALLVDGEIVAAAQEERFTRKKHDSGFPHRSIEFCLKQGGLSAVDLDHIVFYDKPFLKFERLLETYLAFAPKGFVSFQKAIPVWLKEKLFQKKLLIDELKTLGLESGVEERLLFSEHHLSHAASAFFASPFEEAAVLTMDGVGEWATTSFGHGKGNDLKMIKEIHFPHSLGLLYSAFTYYTGFKVNSGEYKVMGLAPYGEPRYSKKILEQLVDIKDDGSFRLDLSYFNYCTGLTMTNDKFHDLFGGPPRQAETDRLDQRHMDLAASVQHATEELVLQLARSIAKETGLKNLCLAGGVALNCVANGKLLRDKCFEKIWIQPAAGDAGGALGAALAGHHLFKQQPRKLTHGKDQMRGSYLGPEFDQEDIQRRLESVGAKFTVLDQDSMIEQCAQALANEKAIGWFQGRMEFGPRALGGRSILGDARSASMQSVLNLKVKFRESFRPFAPSVLREDVSDWFDIDEDSPYMLLVADVVKKRHIAMTDEQKKLFGIDKLNVPRSDIPAVTHVDYSARIQTVHADTNPAYHALISEFKKITGCPVIVNTSFNVRGEPIVGSPEDAFRCFMGTDLDVLSVGGCLLLKEEQDTSLKLNYAEAFELD; encoded by the coding sequence ATGCACATCCTCGGGATTTCAGCGTTTTATCACGACAGCGCAGCAGCTCTGCTGGTGGATGGCGAAATAGTAGCTGCAGCCCAGGAAGAGAGGTTTACCAGAAAAAAACACGATTCTGGTTTTCCGCATCGTTCCATAGAGTTCTGTCTTAAACAAGGGGGCCTCTCTGCTGTTGATCTCGATCATATCGTTTTTTATGACAAACCCTTCCTGAAGTTCGAACGCCTGCTCGAAACTTACCTGGCCTTTGCTCCCAAAGGGTTTGTTTCTTTTCAAAAAGCCATCCCTGTCTGGCTTAAGGAAAAACTTTTCCAGAAAAAACTTTTGATTGATGAGCTTAAGACACTCGGGCTGGAGAGCGGGGTGGAGGAGCGCCTGCTGTTTTCTGAGCATCATCTCAGTCATGCCGCCAGTGCTTTTTTTGCATCTCCCTTTGAGGAGGCAGCCGTATTGACAATGGATGGTGTTGGCGAATGGGCGACCACTTCATTCGGGCATGGAAAAGGGAACGACCTTAAAATGATCAAGGAAATTCATTTTCCCCACTCCCTTGGCCTCCTCTATTCGGCATTCACCTACTACACAGGTTTTAAAGTCAACAGCGGTGAATATAAGGTGATGGGATTGGCACCTTATGGTGAACCCAGGTATTCGAAAAAAATTCTGGAACAATTGGTGGATATTAAAGATGACGGGTCGTTTCGGTTGGACCTTTCATACTTTAATTATTGCACCGGCCTTACCATGACCAATGACAAGTTTCACGACCTTTTCGGTGGTCCCCCTCGACAGGCAGAGACCGATCGTTTGGACCAAAGGCATATGGACCTCGCCGCTTCTGTTCAACATGCGACGGAAGAGCTGGTCTTGCAACTGGCGCGCTCCATAGCAAAAGAAACTGGCCTTAAAAACTTATGTCTGGCAGGTGGAGTTGCTCTTAATTGTGTGGCCAATGGAAAGTTGTTGCGCGACAAATGTTTCGAGAAAATATGGATTCAGCCAGCGGCAGGTGATGCCGGAGGAGCCTTGGGTGCCGCGCTGGCGGGACACCACTTGTTCAAGCAGCAGCCACGTAAACTGACTCATGGGAAAGACCAAATGCGCGGTTCCTACCTTGGGCCGGAATTCGACCAGGAGGACATTCAACGCAGGTTGGAATCTGTGGGAGCTAAATTTACCGTATTGGACCAGGATAGTATGATCGAACAATGCGCGCAGGCTCTGGCAAATGAAAAGGCAATCGGTTGGTTCCAGGGGAGAATGGAGTTTGGTCCGCGTGCTCTTGGCGGTCGCTCTATTCTCGGGGATGCACGATCAGCTTCCATGCAGTCGGTTTTGAACCTAAAAGTAAAGTTTCGAGAATCATTTCGTCCATTTGCGCCTTCTGTTTTACGGGAAGATGTTTCCGACTGGTTCGATATCGATGAAGACAGCCCCTATATGTTGCTGGTTGCCGATGTTGTGAAAAAACGGCACATTGCCATGACAGATGAACAGAAAAAACTGTTTGGCATCGACAAACTCAATGTGCCGCGTTCGGATATTCCGGCAGTCACACACGTCGACTATTCTGCACGAATCCAGACAGTGCATGCCGACACCAATCCGGCTTATCACGCCCTCATCTCGGAGTTTAAAAAAATCACCGGATGTCCTGTCATCGTAAACACCAGCTTCAACGTGCGAGGCGAACCCATTGTGGGTTCTCCTGAAGATGCGTTTCGATGTTTTATGGGAACTGACCTGGATGTTCTCTCGGTTGGCGGCTGCCTGCTTCTCAAGGAAGAGCAGGATACCTCCCTCAAATTGAATTACGCCGAAGCTTTCGAGCTCGACTGA
- a CDS encoding type III pantothenate kinase, giving the protein MLLAVDIGNTNIVFGLFREKKLLMHWRIRTELNRTTDEYWVLVQEFIRLNSADPETIDALILSCVVPPLVPVFEELSLKFFGTKALVVGPGVKTGIPILYKNPVEVGADRIVNAVAGFEKYGGPLILVDFGTATTFDAVSAQGEYLGGAIAPGLRISLEALFRNTAKLSPVDLAVPEYVIGRSTMESIQSGTVYGFVGMIDSIVYRMQKEMKSKARVIGTGGLIGVIAEQVESIEEVDDFLTLEGLSLIYERNRK; this is encoded by the coding sequence ATGCTCCTCGCAGTTGACATTGGAAACACAAATATTGTCTTTGGCCTGTTCCGGGAAAAAAAGCTGTTGATGCATTGGCGCATCCGCACGGAACTAAACCGGACGACAGATGAGTATTGGGTGCTGGTGCAGGAGTTTATCCGTCTTAATTCTGCGGACCCTGAGACCATCGACGCCCTGATATTGTCCTGTGTCGTCCCCCCTCTGGTGCCCGTGTTTGAAGAGTTATCCCTCAAATTTTTTGGGACTAAAGCATTGGTTGTTGGTCCAGGGGTTAAAACCGGTATCCCGATTTTGTACAAAAATCCTGTAGAGGTTGGGGCAGACCGCATCGTTAACGCGGTAGCTGGCTTTGAAAAATATGGTGGACCCTTGATCCTGGTTGACTTTGGAACGGCAACAACATTTGACGCTGTTTCGGCCCAGGGAGAATATTTGGGGGGAGCCATTGCACCCGGTCTTAGAATTTCGCTGGAAGCGTTATTTCGAAATACAGCCAAGTTATCTCCAGTGGACCTGGCCGTTCCCGAGTACGTGATTGGTCGGTCGACGATGGAAAGTATCCAGTCCGGAACTGTCTATGGATTTGTTGGGATGATCGACAGTATTGTGTACCGAATGCAGAAAGAAATGAAATCCAAGGCGCGGGTGATTGGAACAGGAGGGTTGATCGGGGTAATCGCGGAACAAGTCGAAAGTATCGAAGAAGTTGACGACTTTTTAACACTTGAAGGGTTGAGTTTGATTTACGAGCGGAACCGGAAATGA
- a CDS encoding sulfurtransferase TusA family protein has protein sequence MTTFKSLDIRGLSFFNAFNMTNDAVNEVKTDGILEIIIDKKKNFTDAFREWAKERGYQVSGVDENDGLIRMFITKVARLKNKKR, from the coding sequence ATGACGACATTTAAATCACTGGATATCAGAGGCCTGTCTTTCTTCAACGCTTTCAATATGACAAATGACGCAGTTAATGAAGTAAAGACGGATGGTATTCTGGAAATTATAATCGACAAAAAAAAGAATTTTACCGATGCTTTCCGCGAGTGGGCTAAGGAACGCGGTTACCAGGTATCGGGAGTAGACGAAAACGATGGACTTATCCGGATGTTCATTACCAAAGTAGCCAGACTGAAAAATAAAAAACGCTGA
- a CDS encoding sel1 repeat family protein — MKPSINRTIKLFLLGIIILLSTTTTVTALDRDAALEQKCQEKNSFACFTIGEKLRTLDKNNTEALKYYVKACDGGWMTGCTNAGILKTLEGETHGDYQTKMKIWKQAGKYFTKACDAEENNACSNLGVLKYKEGRTSAAKKYYKKACDLGNNLACGLYKNLEK, encoded by the coding sequence GTGAAACCTTCAATAAACAGGACGATCAAACTGTTTTTACTTGGAATCATAATCCTTCTTTCTACAACCACAACGGTAACTGCTTTGGACCGGGACGCTGCGCTCGAACAAAAGTGTCAGGAAAAAAATTCTTTCGCCTGTTTCACCATTGGTGAAAAACTGCGGACGCTGGATAAGAACAACACCGAAGCGCTAAAATATTACGTCAAAGCCTGTGATGGAGGTTGGATGACTGGTTGTACCAATGCCGGTATCCTGAAAACCCTGGAAGGGGAAACCCATGGGGATTATCAAACGAAAATGAAAATTTGGAAACAAGCGGGCAAATATTTCACCAAAGCCTGTGACGCTGAAGAAAACAATGCCTGCTCAAATCTTGGGGTGCTTAAATACAAAGAAGGGCGTACCAGCGCAGCTAAGAAATATTATAAAAAGGCCTGCGACCTTGGAAACAACCTGGCTTGTGGTCTCTACAAGAATCTTGAAAAATAA
- a CDS encoding shikimate kinase, which produces MNIVLMGYRGTGKSVVGRILARRLERQLYSLDRIIEKKGGMVIPEFVARNGWPKFRELEYEVVQEVCDEAQDAVLDCGGGVVLDHRNVDRLKRCGRVVLLTAEFSILLERLRRDRNRPALLDGVSFEDEQRQIMAEREEKYKAAADFVCDTSYVKPENTSMEICLHFQEQGWI; this is translated from the coding sequence ATGAATATTGTTCTTATGGGTTACCGCGGAACCGGGAAGTCGGTGGTGGGTCGGATCCTGGCTCGCCGGTTGGAGCGTCAGCTTTACAGCCTGGATCGAATTATTGAAAAAAAAGGGGGAATGGTGATTCCTGAATTTGTGGCCCGGAATGGATGGCCGAAATTCCGTGAACTGGAATACGAGGTGGTTCAGGAAGTATGCGATGAAGCACAAGATGCCGTTCTCGATTGTGGAGGCGGGGTGGTTCTCGACCATCGCAATGTGGACAGGCTCAAACGCTGTGGCCGTGTCGTGTTACTCACTGCAGAATTCAGCATTTTACTGGAACGGTTACGACGGGACAGGAACCGCCCTGCACTTCTGGACGGTGTCAGTTTTGAGGATGAACAGCGGCAGATCATGGCGGAGCGTGAAGAAAAATATAAGGCCGCTGCAGATTTTGTCTGCGACACATCTTATGTCAAACCGGAAAATACCAGTATGGAAATCTGCCTTCATTTTCAGGAGCAGGGATGGATTTAA
- a CDS encoding DNA-3-methyladenine glycosylase 2 family protein: protein MQVLPGQKQVLAHFKRQDPKMAAIIRKVGPHRLSPDKEYFIVLARAIVSQQISTKAAETIYNRFCSLFARGRPRPRLTLDLSDEDLRQAGLSRQKISYMKDLARHFDEGLIKTRRFSKSDNEEIIGQLVQVKGIGRWTAEMFLIFSLNRLDVLPVDDLGLKAGVQKIYKLKSQPDAKKLRAIGANWRPYESIATWYCWQALAGRAD from the coding sequence ATGCAGGTCCTCCCCGGTCAAAAACAGGTCCTCGCACATTTCAAGAGGCAGGATCCCAAAATGGCCGCTATCATCAGGAAGGTGGGGCCGCATAGACTTTCTCCGGACAAGGAATATTTCATTGTTCTGGCGCGGGCGATCGTTTCCCAGCAGATTTCCACCAAAGCCGCAGAAACCATTTACAACAGGTTTTGCTCCCTGTTTGCCCGGGGGCGACCCCGCCCCAGACTGACTCTGGATTTATCTGATGAAGACTTGCGGCAAGCCGGGCTTTCCCGACAAAAAATAAGTTATATGAAAGATCTGGCTCGTCATTTTGATGAGGGCCTTATCAAAACAAGGCGATTCTCTAAATCAGACAACGAGGAGATCATTGGACAGTTGGTCCAGGTGAAAGGGATCGGTCGCTGGACAGCCGAAATGTTCCTGATCTTTTCCTTGAACAGACTCGATGTCCTGCCCGTCGACGACCTGGGTCTCAAGGCAGGTGTGCAGAAAATTTACAAATTAAAATCCCAACCGGATGCGAAAAAGCTTCGGGCAATCGGAGCCAACTGGCGACCCTATGAATCAATCGCCACCTGGTATTGCTGGCAGGCCCTGGCCGGGCGGGCAGATTAA
- a CDS encoding methyltransferase translates to MDFIDEQIEQYAHDHTEDEGELLNRLKKETHASLDIPQMLTGRIEGRFLNLLVKISNARRVVEVGTFSGYGSLSMAEALPEDGELFTCEIDPDAIAVAQKYFDESPHGKKIKLLEGEALTSISTVPGPIDFAFIDADKANYLNYYQALLPKMRKGGLIAVDNVLWSGRVLHPVDDWDRAIANFNETVKRDDRVEHVFLTVRDGIYLLRVK, encoded by the coding sequence ATGGATTTTATAGACGAACAAATCGAACAATACGCACATGATCACACCGAAGACGAAGGCGAATTGCTAAACCGGTTGAAAAAAGAAACCCACGCTTCCCTGGATATACCGCAAATGCTGACCGGTCGGATCGAGGGGCGCTTTCTCAATCTACTGGTGAAGATCAGCAATGCCCGTCGGGTGGTGGAAGTCGGTACCTTCAGTGGTTACGGATCCCTTTCCATGGCCGAAGCTCTGCCTGAGGATGGTGAACTGTTCACCTGTGAAATCGATCCAGATGCCATCGCCGTAGCGCAGAAGTATTTTGATGAAAGTCCGCACGGTAAAAAAATAAAATTGCTGGAGGGGGAGGCCCTGACCTCAATTTCCACCGTGCCGGGTCCGATTGATTTTGCTTTCATCGATGCTGACAAGGCCAATTACCTGAACTATTATCAGGCCCTTCTTCCGAAGATGCGGAAAGGCGGATTGATCGCAGTCGACAATGTGTTGTGGAGCGGCAGGGTGCTGCATCCCGTCGACGACTGGGACCGCGCGATTGCCAACTTCAACGAGACCGTCAAACGTGATGACCGCGTCGAGCACGTCTTCCTCACCGTCCGCGATGGGATTTATTTATTGCGGGTGAAGTGA
- a CDS encoding class I SAM-dependent methyltransferase, with protein MSLKDKEKWDSKYSTEDCLAGRDPCGWLTENREALTGKGRVLDLAMGEGRNAIFAAQLGYEVLGVDISEVGARKAESFAQQKGVSIETQVVDLDSWPLPKNTFDLVICFYFLDRKLFPAIRDSLKPGGLVIYETFNKDHLKYSGLKPEWVLDYGELLKTFADYRILHYRETDDHEDEKGTASILARKTEKPDDDSK; from the coding sequence ATGTCATTGAAAGACAAGGAGAAATGGGACTCCAAATACAGCACCGAGGACTGCCTCGCGGGTCGTGATCCCTGCGGATGGCTGACCGAAAACCGGGAGGCTCTGACCGGGAAAGGGCGTGTTCTGGACCTCGCTATGGGGGAAGGCCGTAACGCAATTTTTGCGGCACAGCTCGGTTATGAGGTACTCGGGGTCGATATCTCGGAAGTCGGCGCCCGCAAAGCGGAGTCTTTCGCCCAGCAAAAAGGGGTCTCAATTGAGACGCAAGTGGTCGACCTGGACTCCTGGCCGCTCCCGAAAAATACATTCGATCTGGTGATCTGTTTTTATTTTCTCGACCGAAAACTTTTTCCCGCCATCCGCGACAGTTTAAAACCCGGCGGTCTTGTCATTTATGAAACATTCAACAAGGACCATTTGAAATACAGCGGACTGAAACCCGAATGGGTCCTGGACTACGGCGAATTGTTAAAAACCTTTGCCGACTACCGTATCCTCCACTACCGGGAAACCGATGACCATGAAGATGAAAAAGGAACCGCATCTATCCTCGCCAGAAAAACCGAAAAACCTGATGACGATTCAAAATAA
- the rplU gene encoding 50S ribosomal protein L21 — translation MYAVLKTGGKQYKVAEGDELQVEKIEANVGDSITLNEVLMVGGEGDPAVGTPLVSGAAVTAEVLDQMKAPKIIVFKKKRRKKYRRKNGHRQPLTKLKITAISK, via the coding sequence ATGTACGCGGTTTTGAAAACCGGTGGCAAGCAGTATAAAGTTGCCGAAGGTGACGAGTTACAAGTTGAAAAAATTGAAGCGAATGTTGGGGATTCCATTACCCTGAACGAAGTATTGATGGTGGGTGGCGAAGGCGATCCTGCGGTTGGGACTCCTTTGGTGAGTGGAGCAGCGGTTACAGCCGAAGTGCTGGACCAGATGAAAGCCCCCAAGATTATCGTTTTCAAAAAGAAGCGTCGTAAAAAATACCGACGCAAGAATGGGCATAGACAGCCGTTGACCAAATTGAAAATCACGGCAATCAGTAAATAA
- the rpmA gene encoding 50S ribosomal protein L27: MAHKKGQGSTSNGRDSIGKRLGVKRYDGQVVKAGEILVRQRGTSIHPGENVSVGSDYTLFTTTTGKVKFEWMTRTKKKVSVYPVAG; this comes from the coding sequence ATGGCGCATAAAAAAGGACAGGGTAGTACTTCCAACGGTAGGGACAGCATTGGCAAACGCCTGGGAGTGAAACGGTATGACGGGCAAGTCGTTAAAGCCGGAGAAATTCTTGTACGTCAGCGTGGCACCAGCATCCATCCCGGTGAAAATGTTTCGGTGGGCAGCGACTACACCCTCTTCACCACGACCACTGGTAAGGTGAAGTTTGAATGGATGACCCGCACCAAGAAAAAAGTTAGCGTCTACCCCGTAGCCGGTTAA
- the obgE gene encoding GTPase ObgE, which translates to MFVDQVKITVQAGKGGDGCCSFRREKYIPKGGPNGGNGGRGGDIILVADPNLTTLLDLRYQQLYRAEAGSHGQGKSKTGKNGADLKVKVPLGTIVKPYETDNIIADLTEPYEEFVIAHGGRGGFGNEHYKSSINRAPRRADPGDLGEENTYTLELKLLADVGIIGFPNVGKSTLISRISNAHPEIADYPFTTLVPKLGVVKVEDFRSFVAADIPGIIEGAHDGKGLGHRFLKHTERTALLVHLLDFSLMNERDPIEDYHILEKELEAFDPELAEKPQILVASKIDTPEAEARWSEVKSQLEELNSNLLAISSLEGRGLKELIYAIKVELEKLGKWGAEVEEDEDEDETEYVVS; encoded by the coding sequence ATGTTTGTTGACCAGGTCAAAATCACAGTTCAGGCGGGCAAAGGTGGCGATGGCTGTTGCAGCTTTCGACGCGAGAAATACATCCCCAAAGGCGGCCCCAACGGCGGTAATGGTGGACGCGGTGGGGATATTATCCTGGTGGCCGACCCCAACCTGACCACTCTCCTTGATCTACGCTATCAGCAACTTTACAGGGCGGAAGCGGGCTCGCACGGACAGGGGAAAAGTAAAACCGGTAAAAATGGTGCCGACCTGAAAGTGAAGGTTCCCCTCGGTACCATTGTCAAGCCTTACGAAACCGACAACATCATTGCCGACTTAACAGAGCCGTATGAGGAATTCGTCATTGCGCATGGGGGACGTGGCGGATTTGGCAACGAACATTACAAGTCATCGATCAATCGGGCACCGAGACGGGCCGATCCCGGCGATTTGGGCGAAGAAAACACGTACACACTGGAACTCAAGTTGCTGGCGGATGTAGGGATCATTGGCTTTCCAAACGTGGGCAAGTCAACGCTTATTTCCAGAATCTCGAACGCTCACCCGGAAATTGCTGATTATCCATTCACAACGCTTGTCCCAAAACTGGGTGTGGTGAAGGTTGAAGATTTCCGATCTTTTGTTGCTGCCGATATCCCCGGGATCATTGAAGGAGCGCACGACGGCAAGGGGCTGGGGCATCGTTTTCTGAAACACACGGAACGCACCGCTTTGCTGGTTCATCTTCTGGATTTTTCTTTGATGAACGAGCGCGACCCGATCGAGGATTATCACATCCTGGAGAAAGAGCTTGAGGCCTTCGATCCTGAACTTGCAGAAAAACCCCAGATACTTGTTGCGAGCAAGATTGATACTCCCGAAGCTGAAGCGAGGTGGAGCGAGGTCAAATCCCAGCTTGAAGAACTGAACTCCAACTTATTGGCTATTTCTTCATTGGAGGGACGAGGCCTGAAAGAACTGATTTACGCGATCAAGGTGGAATTAGAAAAACTGGGGAAATGGGGTGCGGAAGTTGAAGAAGATGAAGACGAAGATGAGACAGAATATGTTGTCAGCTGA